A genomic window from Pseudogulbenkiania sp. MAI-1 includes:
- a CDS encoding quinoprotein relay system zinc metallohydrolase 1, which translates to MTTRRLALCAALLYGLAGQAPAQAADYPIRPEPVAAGSWAVIADTGYFTPDNGGFLVNSAFIATADGVVVIGSGPSRAFGEQYRRVIEATANKPVRELIITHKHPDHFLGNQAFRDVPIRADDKTTAMLKSEADGLAENLYRLVGDRMQGTEPLLPNAPLAPGVREIGGHQLEFIAVPGHTQSDVAVFDHSTGVLYAIDQVFNGRTPTLPNASLADWFAALDRLEALPFKVLVPGHGPVARNAGPIRATRRYLQWLDATLKDAARRGLTPNETMALPIPAEFAGWAEARAEWRRSVGFLYSRYELAELPPLAGTERATD; encoded by the coding sequence ATGACGACGCGCCGCCTCGCCCTCTGTGCCGCCCTGCTGTATGGCCTCGCAGGTCAGGCCCCGGCCCAGGCCGCCGACTACCCGATCCGCCCCGAACCGGTCGCCGCCGGCAGCTGGGCGGTGATCGCCGACACCGGCTACTTCACCCCGGACAATGGCGGCTTCCTGGTCAACAGCGCCTTCATCGCCACCGCCGACGGCGTGGTGGTGATCGGCAGCGGCCCCTCGCGCGCCTTCGGCGAACAGTACCGCCGGGTGATCGAGGCCACCGCCAACAAGCCGGTGCGTGAACTGATCATCACCCACAAGCACCCGGACCACTTCCTCGGCAACCAGGCGTTCCGCGACGTGCCGATCCGCGCCGACGACAAGACCACGGCCATGCTCAAGAGCGAAGCCGACGGCCTGGCGGAAAACCTCTACCGCCTGGTCGGCGACCGCATGCAGGGCACCGAACCGCTCTTGCCCAACGCCCCGCTCGCCCCCGGCGTGCGCGAGATCGGCGGGCACCAGCTCGAATTCATCGCCGTGCCGGGCCATACCCAGTCCGACGTCGCGGTGTTCGACCACAGCACCGGCGTGCTCTACGCCATCGACCAGGTGTTCAACGGCCGCACCCCGACCCTGCCCAATGCCTCGCTGGCCGACTGGTTCGCCGCGCTCGACCGGCTCGAAGCGCTGCCCTTCAAGGTATTGGTGCCCGGCCACGGTCCGGTGGCGCGCAACGCCGGACCGATCCGTGCCACGCGCCGCTACCTGCAGTGGCTCGACGCCACGCTCAAGGACGCTGCCCGGCGCGGCCTGACGCCGAACGAGACGATGGCGCTGCCGATACCGGCCGAATTCGCCGGTTGGGCCGAAGCCCGCGCCGAATGGCGACGCAGCGTCGGCTTCCTCTACTCGCGTTACGAACTGGCCGAGCTGCCGCCGCTGGCCGGAACGGAACGCGCTACCGATTGA
- the pqqA gene encoding pyrroloquinoline quinone precursor peptide PqqA — MRTWTTPKVIEVSLGCEINCYMCAER; from the coding sequence ATGCGTACCTGGACCACCCCGAAAGTCATCGAAGTCTCCCTCGGCTGCGAGATCAACTGCTACATGTGCGCCGAGCGCTGA
- the pqqB gene encoding pyrroloquinoline quinone biosynthesis protein PqqB, which produces MLRVIILGAAAGGGLPQWNCACPVCQAAREGSRVSPQTQSSIAVSADGAHWVLINASPDIRQQFASTPALQPKHYPRSSPLSAVVLTNADVDHTAGLLSLRESQAFPVYATRRVQRMLAGNAIFNVLNQELVARRQLVLDTPQAVLDANGRDTGVRVEAFTIPGKVALWLEDLGAANFGSVPEDTIGLALSAEGSHSRLFYLPGCAALPDDIKARLAPQDSLLFDGTTFTEDEMIACGVGHKTASRMGHLPMSGEGGAIALWQDVPLQRKLFIHINNTNPVLLADSPERAFIDAAGWQLARDGMEFCVE; this is translated from the coding sequence ATGCTGCGCGTCATCATCCTCGGGGCCGCGGCCGGCGGTGGCCTGCCGCAATGGAACTGCGCCTGCCCAGTGTGCCAGGCCGCCCGCGAGGGAAGCCGGGTCAGCCCGCAGACGCAGTCGTCGATCGCCGTCTCGGCCGATGGCGCGCACTGGGTCCTGATCAACGCCTCGCCCGACATCCGCCAGCAGTTCGCCTCCACCCCGGCGCTGCAACCCAAGCACTATCCCCGCTCCAGCCCCCTGAGCGCGGTCGTGCTCACCAACGCCGATGTCGACCATACCGCCGGCCTGCTGTCGCTGCGAGAAAGCCAGGCCTTCCCGGTATACGCCACGCGCCGCGTGCAGCGCATGCTCGCCGGCAACGCCATTTTCAACGTCCTCAACCAGGAACTGGTCGCGCGCCGCCAGCTGGTGCTCGACACCCCGCAAGCGGTACTCGACGCCAACGGACGCGACACCGGCGTGCGCGTCGAGGCCTTCACCATCCCCGGCAAGGTTGCGCTGTGGTTGGAAGACCTGGGCGCCGCCAACTTCGGCAGCGTGCCGGAAGACACCATCGGCCTCGCCCTGAGCGCCGAAGGCTCGCACAGCCGGCTGTTCTACCTGCCCGGCTGCGCCGCACTGCCGGACGACATCAAGGCGCGCCTCGCCCCGCAGGACAGCCTGCTGTTCGACGGCACCACCTTCACCGAAGACGAAATGATCGCCTGCGGCGTCGGCCACAAGACCGCCTCGCGCATGGGCCACCTGCCGATGAGCGGCGAAGGCGGCGCCATCGCGCTGTGGCAGGACGTGCCGCTCCAGCGCAAGCTGTTCATCCATATCAACAACACCAACCCCGTCCTGCTTGCCGACAGCCCCGAGCGCGCCTTCATCGACGCCGCCGGCTGGCAACTGGCCCGCGACGGCATGGAGTTCTGCGTTGAATAA
- the pqqC gene encoding pyrroloquinoline-quinone synthase PqqC translates to MNKPLTTVLSPQELEDALRTIGHERYHNRHPFHHLLHGGKLNFGQVQAWALNRYCYQAAIPRKDAALISRIHDRELRREWVQRILDHDGYGDEEGGIERWLVLTDGLGLPRDYVISRQGALPATVYAVEAYVDFVARHPPVVAVASCLTELFAPAIHQERIVGLLENYDFIDDKVLAYFRRRLSQAPRDADFALDYVKRHATTVAEQQGVLDALTFKCNVLWAQLDALYAAYVAPGMIPPGAFDPSRPPC, encoded by the coding sequence TTGAATAAGCCCCTTACCACCGTGCTCTCGCCCCAAGAGCTGGAAGACGCGCTGCGCACCATCGGCCACGAGCGCTATCACAACCGCCACCCGTTCCATCACCTGCTGCACGGCGGCAAGCTCAACTTCGGCCAGGTGCAGGCCTGGGCGCTCAACCGCTACTGCTACCAGGCCGCGATCCCGCGCAAGGACGCCGCGCTGATCAGCCGCATCCACGACCGCGAACTGCGCCGCGAATGGGTGCAGCGCATCCTCGACCACGACGGCTACGGCGACGAGGAAGGCGGCATCGAACGCTGGCTGGTGCTCACCGACGGCCTGGGCCTGCCGCGCGACTACGTCATCTCGCGCCAGGGCGCGCTGCCCGCCACGGTGTACGCGGTGGAAGCCTACGTCGACTTCGTCGCGCGCCATCCGCCGGTGGTCGCCGTCGCCTCCTGCCTGACCGAGCTGTTCGCCCCGGCCATCCACCAGGAACGCATCGTCGGCCTGCTGGAAAACTACGACTTCATCGACGACAAGGTGCTGGCCTATTTCCGCCGCCGCCTCTCCCAGGCCCCGCGCGACGCCGACTTCGCGCTCGATTACGTCAAGCGCCACGCCACCACCGTGGCTGAACAACAAGGCGTGCTCGATGCGCTGACCTTCAAGTGCAACGTGCTGTGGGCACAGCTCGACGCGCTCTACGCCGCCTACGTCGCGCCGGGCATGATCCCGCCGGGCGCCTTCGACCCGAGCCGGCCGCCATGCTGA
- the pqqD gene encoding pyrroloquinoline quinone biosynthesis peptide chaperone PqqD has product MLTLDSTVRLAPGTRLQHDKVRERWVLLGPERMLIVDDMARLILERSRGQTVAELCQALATEFDAPLATVETDVLALFATMSEKGFLRHD; this is encoded by the coding sequence ATGCTGACCCTCGACAGCACCGTTCGGCTCGCCCCCGGCACCCGGCTGCAGCACGACAAGGTGCGCGAACGCTGGGTGCTGCTCGGCCCCGAGCGCATGCTGATCGTCGACGACATGGCGCGGCTGATCCTGGAACGCAGCCGCGGCCAGACCGTCGCCGAACTGTGCCAGGCGCTGGCGACCGAGTTCGACGCTCCGCTCGCCACAGTCGAGACCGACGTGCTGGCGCTGTTCGCCACCATGAGCGAGAAAGGTTTCTTGCGCCATGACTGA
- the pqqE gene encoding pyrroloquinoline quinone biosynthesis protein PqqE — protein MTDAALSPPLAVLLELTHRCPLRCAYCSNPLALTPASAELSTAEWCAILDEAAEMGMLQVHFSGGEPMARADLPELVAHASRVGLYSNLITSGVLLNEAKLAVLVEAGLNHVQLSFQGLDETHAEALSGFKGGVAKKQAALDLVQAAGLALTLNFVITRQNAHELDAMLRYAEEQGIARVEVANTQYYGWGLQNRAALIPSEAQLDAMTALVAEWRERVKGRMVIDYVIPDYYARRPKACMGGWAQRFLNVMPDGTLLPCHAAQTLTHLDFPRFPASTLTAAWFDSPAFAAYRGTAWMPEPCSGCDNKEKDWGGCRCQALALAGDANTLDPVCEHSPKHEHVVTLARREAQLGDVPLQLRRFSYAVAEA, from the coding sequence ATGACTGATGCCGCCCTGAGCCCGCCGCTGGCCGTCCTGCTGGAACTCACCCACCGCTGCCCACTGCGCTGCGCCTACTGCTCCAACCCGCTGGCGCTGACCCCGGCCTCCGCCGAACTCTCCACCGCCGAATGGTGCGCCATCCTCGACGAGGCCGCCGAGATGGGCATGCTGCAGGTGCACTTCTCCGGCGGCGAGCCGATGGCGCGCGCCGACCTGCCGGAACTCGTGGCACATGCCAGCCGCGTCGGCCTCTACAGCAACCTGATCACCTCCGGCGTGCTGCTGAACGAAGCCAAGCTCGCGGTGCTGGTCGAGGCCGGGCTCAACCACGTGCAGCTCAGCTTCCAGGGGCTCGACGAAACCCACGCCGAAGCCCTGTCCGGCTTCAAGGGCGGCGTGGCCAAGAAGCAAGCCGCACTGGACCTGGTGCAGGCCGCCGGCCTCGCGCTGACGCTCAACTTCGTCATCACCCGGCAGAACGCCCACGAACTCGACGCCATGCTGCGCTACGCCGAAGAGCAAGGCATCGCCCGCGTCGAAGTCGCCAACACCCAGTACTACGGCTGGGGACTGCAAAACCGCGCCGCGCTGATCCCGAGCGAAGCCCAGCTCGATGCCATGACGGCGCTGGTGGCCGAGTGGCGCGAACGGGTCAAGGGCCGCATGGTCATCGACTACGTCATCCCCGACTACTACGCGCGCCGCCCCAAGGCCTGTATGGGCGGCTGGGCGCAACGCTTCCTCAACGTCATGCCGGACGGCACGCTGCTGCCCTGTCACGCCGCGCAAACCCTCACCCACCTCGACTTCCCGCGCTTCCCCGCCAGCACCCTGACCGCCGCCTGGTTCGACTCGCCGGCCTTCGCCGCCTACCGCGGCACCGCCTGGATGCCCGAACCGTGCAGCGGCTGCGACAACAAGGAAAAGGACTGGGGCGGCTGCCGCTGCCAGGCGCTGGCGCTGGCCGGCGACGCCAACACCCTCGACCCGGTGTGCGAGCACTCGCCCAAACACGAGCACGTCGTCACGCTGGCCCGCCGCGAAGCCCAGTTGGGCGACGTGCCGCTGCAGCTGCGGCGTTTCTCCTACGCGGTCGCCGAGGCCTGA
- a CDS encoding metallophosphoesterase, whose translation MKIAAISDIHGNLGALDAVLADIERRGVDVIVNLGDILSGALQPCETADRLMALGLPTIKGNHERQVLAGDPARMGPSDRMAHALLRPDQRAWIESLPETLWLSDDVLLVHGTPDSDLTYFLEIVTESGCRPATKREVACLAGNTDASLILCGHTHLPRTMQLDDGRLIVNPGSVGLPAYDDERPFPHCMETGSPHARYAIVERTAVGWSAELLSVAYDWDAAAALAEKNGRMDWVHPLKTGLVKSIDTV comes from the coding sequence ATGAAAATTGCAGCCATCTCCGATATCCACGGCAACCTCGGCGCCCTCGATGCCGTTCTCGCGGACATTGAGCGGCGCGGCGTCGATGTCATCGTCAACCTCGGCGACATCCTGTCCGGTGCGCTACAGCCTTGCGAAACTGCTGATCGCTTAATGGCGCTTGGCCTTCCCACCATCAAAGGCAATCACGAGAGACAAGTTCTCGCCGGCGATCCGGCACGCATGGGGCCATCCGACAGAATGGCTCATGCCTTGCTACGTCCGGACCAGAGAGCCTGGATCGAAAGCTTGCCCGAAACGCTCTGGCTCTCTGACGATGTTCTCTTGGTACATGGCACACCCGATAGCGACCTGACCTACTTTTTGGAGATCGTGACAGAATCCGGATGTCGGCCCGCGACAAAGCGCGAAGTGGCTTGTCTCGCTGGCAATACCGATGCCTCGCTGATTCTATGTGGCCATACCCACCTTCCGCGGACAATGCAACTTGATGATGGTCGCCTGATCGTTAATCCGGGCAGCGTGGGACTGCCAGCGTACGATGACGAGCGCCCGTTTCCCCATTGCATGGAAACGGGCTCTCCTCATGCGCGGTACGCCATTGTCGAGCGAACTGCAGTTGGGTGGTCGGCCGAGCTGTTATCGGTCGCCTACGACTGGGACGCCGCCGCCGCGCTGGCTGAAAAGAACGGCCGCATGGATTGGGTGCATCCCCTCAAAACGGGATTGGTCAAAAGTATAGACACCGTATGA
- a CDS encoding D-2-hydroxyacid dehydrogenase, with amino-acid sequence MHKIVFLDRATIAPQIRLRSPAFEHELITYEQTRPEEVVARLAGATIAITNKVPLTAATLEQLPDLRLIAVAATGTDCVDKAYCQRRGIAVANIRGYAVNTVPEHTFALILALRRNIVAYRDDVLAGEWQKSGQFCFFNHAIHDLAGARLGIIGEGVLGQCVAAIARAFGMVPLFAAHKGKSGLGPLYTPWDEVLATSDIITIHSPLTPETRRMIAMPEFRAMQRRPLIINTARGGLVDEADLVRALDEGLISGAGFDVVDGEPPAPDNPLMRAAGRPNVILTPHVAWASDEAQQALADQLMDNIENFVAGRPSNLVQGAY; translated from the coding sequence ATGCACAAGATCGTCTTTCTCGACCGCGCCACCATCGCCCCGCAGATCCGCCTGCGCAGCCCAGCCTTCGAACACGAGTTGATCACCTACGAGCAGACCCGGCCCGAGGAGGTCGTCGCGCGGCTCGCGGGCGCCACCATCGCCATCACCAACAAGGTGCCGCTCACCGCCGCAACCCTCGAACAATTGCCCGATCTGCGCCTGATCGCGGTGGCCGCGACCGGCACCGACTGCGTCGACAAGGCGTACTGCCAGCGCCGCGGCATCGCCGTCGCCAACATCCGCGGCTATGCGGTCAACACCGTGCCCGAGCATACCTTCGCGCTGATCCTGGCGTTGCGCCGGAACATCGTCGCCTACCGCGACGACGTGCTGGCCGGCGAGTGGCAGAAGTCCGGGCAATTCTGCTTCTTCAACCACGCCATCCACGACCTTGCCGGGGCGCGTCTGGGCATCATCGGCGAAGGCGTGCTGGGCCAGTGCGTCGCCGCGATCGCCCGCGCCTTCGGCATGGTGCCGCTGTTTGCCGCGCACAAGGGCAAGAGCGGCTTGGGGCCGCTCTACACGCCGTGGGACGAAGTGCTGGCGACCAGCGACATCATCACGATCCATAGCCCGCTCACCCCCGAGACACGCCGCATGATCGCCATGCCGGAATTCCGGGCGATGCAGCGCCGCCCGCTCATCATCAACACCGCGCGCGGCGGCCTGGTGGACGAGGCCGATCTGGTGCGCGCCCTGGACGAGGGCCTGATCAGCGGCGCGGGCTTCGATGTCGTCGACGGCGAGCCGCCGGCCCCCGACAACCCGCTGATGCGCGCCGCCGGCCGGCCCAACGTGATCCTCACGCCGCACGTGGCCTGGGCCTCCGACGAGGCGCAGCAGGCTCTGGCCGACCAGTTGATGGACAATATCGAGAACTTCGTCGCCGGCCGCCCGAGCAATCTGGTGCAGGGGGCGTATTGA
- the tkt gene encoding transketolase, with protein sequence MTQPEPRLLADAIRFVSIDAIVRATEGHQGVPLGMAEIATALFTRHLKFNPADPAWADRDRFVLSNGHGSMLLYSLLYLTGYDKIGLGQIKSFRELGSHCAGHPEIDPACGIEVTTGPLGQGIANAFGMAVAEAYLNAKFGAGLVDHYTYAFVGDGCLQEGIGQEMISLAGHLGLGKLVLFWDDNQITDDGSTELSISEDVAARFRVADWHVVEVDGHDVEAVSAAITLAKKDPRPSLIACRTVIGRGIPRVQGLRGGHSARLYPEDADAARELLGWPHAPFEVPDEVLAAWRDAGRRSRADYAAWQERVDALPAAERAEFERVLAGQLPEGWREVLQGYKQRVAAEAEAKPGIFASAEINDLLVETLPERMVGCADLEAPTSHKRSLAAFTAENRSGAYVHCGVREHLMGAMANGMAAHGGVIPLAVTYLAFSDYERPAMRMAALMGLPVKFVFSHDSIGVGKNGPTHQPVEILASLRAMPNMLVMRPADAVEAAECWEVALEQRSGPSTLVFARQALPAVRRAHTDENLSRRGAYVLAEAEGGRRAVTLLATGSEVVLALEARRLLQEEGIPTAVVSMPCWERFDEQDDAYRNAVLGEGTVRVGVEAAMRFGWDQYLGGRGGFVGMSGFGASGPADRLFEHFGITPAAIVAEAKRHL encoded by the coding sequence ATGACTCAGCCTGAACCGAGGCTTCTCGCCGACGCGATCCGCTTTGTCTCCATCGACGCCATCGTGCGTGCCACCGAGGGCCACCAGGGCGTGCCGCTCGGCATGGCCGAGATTGCCACGGCCCTGTTCACCCGCCACCTGAAGTTCAACCCGGCCGACCCGGCCTGGGCCGACCGGGACCGCTTCGTGCTGTCCAACGGCCATGGCTCGATGCTGCTGTATTCGCTGCTGTACCTCACCGGCTACGACAAGATCGGCCTCGGCCAGATCAAGAGCTTCCGCGAACTCGGCTCGCACTGCGCCGGCCACCCGGAAATCGACCCGGCCTGCGGCATCGAGGTCACCACCGGGCCGCTGGGGCAGGGCATCGCCAACGCCTTCGGCATGGCGGTGGCCGAGGCCTATCTGAATGCGAAATTCGGCGCCGGCCTGGTCGACCACTACACCTATGCCTTCGTCGGCGACGGCTGCCTGCAGGAGGGCATCGGCCAGGAGATGATCTCGCTGGCCGGCCACCTCGGTCTCGGCAAGCTCGTCCTGTTCTGGGACGACAACCAAATCACCGACGACGGCAGTACCGAACTGTCGATCAGCGAGGACGTTGCGGCGCGCTTCCGGGTCGCCGACTGGCACGTGGTCGAGGTCGACGGTCACGACGTCGAGGCCGTGTCCGCCGCGATTACGCTGGCCAAGAAAGACCCGCGCCCCTCGCTGATCGCCTGCCGCACCGTCATCGGACGCGGCATCCCGCGCGTGCAGGGGCTGCGCGGCGGCCATAGCGCACGCCTCTACCCGGAAGATGCCGATGCAGCACGCGAGCTGCTCGGCTGGCCGCATGCGCCCTTCGAAGTACCGGACGAGGTGCTGGCCGCCTGGCGCGACGCCGGCCGGCGCAGCCGTGCCGACTACGCGGCCTGGCAGGAGCGTGTTGACGCGCTGCCGGCGGCCGAGCGCGCCGAGTTCGAGCGCGTGCTGGCGGGCCAACTGCCCGAAGGCTGGCGCGAGGTGCTGCAGGGCTACAAGCAGCGCGTTGCCGCCGAGGCCGAGGCCAAGCCCGGCATTTTCGCCTCGGCCGAGATCAACGATCTCCTGGTCGAGACCTTGCCCGAGCGCATGGTCGGCTGCGCCGATCTCGAAGCGCCGACCTCGCACAAGCGCAGCCTCGCGGCCTTCACCGCCGAGAATCGCAGCGGGGCCTACGTGCACTGCGGCGTGCGCGAGCACCTGATGGGGGCGATGGCCAACGGCATGGCCGCGCATGGTGGCGTGATCCCGCTCGCCGTGACCTACCTCGCGTTCTCCGATTACGAGCGCCCGGCGATGCGCATGGCCGCGCTAATGGGCCTGCCGGTGAAGTTCGTGTTCAGCCACGACTCGATCGGCGTCGGCAAGAACGGCCCGACGCACCAGCCGGTGGAAATCCTCGCCTCGCTGCGCGCCATGCCCAACATGCTGGTGATGCGCCCGGCCGATGCGGTCGAGGCCGCCGAGTGCTGGGAGGTGGCGCTGGAACAGCGCAGCGGACCGTCCACGCTGGTGTTCGCCCGCCAGGCCCTGCCGGCGGTGCGGCGTGCCCATACCGACGAGAACCTGTCGCGGCGCGGCGCCTATGTGCTGGCCGAGGCCGAAGGCGGCCGGCGTGCCGTCACGCTGCTCGCGACCGGTTCCGAGGTCGTGCTCGCGCTCGAGGCGCGCCGGCTGCTGCAGGAAGAGGGCATCCCGACCGCCGTCGTATCGATGCCGTGCTGGGAGCGCTTCGACGAGCAGGACGACGCCTATCGCAACGCCGTACTTGGCGAGGGCACGGTGCGCGTCGGCGTGGAGGCGGCGATGCGCTTCGGCTGGGACCAGTACCTCGGCGGCCGTGGCGGCTTTGTCGGCATGAGCGGCTTCGGCGCCTCCGGCCCGGCCGACCGTCTGTTCGAACACTTCGGCATCACGCCCGCGGCCATCGTCGCCGAGGCCAAACGTCACCTCTGA
- a CDS encoding TRAP transporter large permease has product MTGLIIVLFIIAALASIPIAHALVLAAVGGLLIIDRVPVHLAVEQMIAQTQSFPLIAIPFFMMTGALMVSGRLGQSLVNLLSMMIGRIHGGPAQVGVLSSTIFGGVSGSAVADASAIGSMLIPWLKKLGYPAPFAAGTLAAAATIDILIPPSIPMIVYALVSGASIGALFVAGILPGLLMCAGFMAVCYVQGRRRGFPRDTEPFVWPAFWRQLAHAGPALAMPVLIIVFLRFGIATPTEVSVMSTLYALVVSGIVYRDLSLAKLKQAAVEAGISTGVVLLIIMASSVVGWIVTYEQLPAMFTQFATETLKQPWLIILAMNFIMLATGMFIDLPAAVLLLTPMFVPLASAVGMDTVQLGIMMIVNLSIGLYHPPIGTTLFITSSIAKVRIGDVVIELLPFYAVAIGLLLGFAYLPWLTLR; this is encoded by the coding sequence ATGACCGGTCTGATCATTGTACTTTTCATTATCGCGGCCCTGGCCTCCATCCCCATCGCGCATGCCCTGGTGCTCGCGGCGGTGGGCGGCTTGCTGATCATCGACCGGGTGCCGGTGCATCTGGCGGTCGAACAGATGATCGCCCAGACCCAGAGCTTTCCGCTGATTGCCATTCCTTTCTTCATGATGACGGGTGCGCTGATGGTGAGCGGCCGGCTCGGGCAGAGCCTGGTGAACCTGCTGTCGATGATGATCGGCCGTATTCATGGCGGCCCGGCGCAGGTGGGGGTGTTGTCGTCCACCATCTTCGGCGGGGTGTCGGGCTCGGCCGTGGCCGACGCCTCGGCCATCGGTTCGATGCTGATCCCCTGGCTGAAGAAGCTGGGCTACCCGGCGCCCTTCGCCGCCGGCACGCTGGCCGCCGCCGCGACCATCGACATCCTGATCCCGCCTTCGATCCCGATGATCGTGTACGCGCTGGTGTCGGGGGCGTCGATCGGCGCGCTGTTCGTCGCCGGCATCCTGCCGGGGCTGTTGATGTGCGCGGGCTTCATGGCCGTGTGCTACGTGCAGGGCCGCCGTCGCGGCTTCCCGCGCGATACCGAGCCCTTCGTGTGGCCGGCGTTCTGGCGCCAGCTCGCCCATGCCGGGCCGGCCCTGGCCATGCCGGTGCTGATCATCGTATTCCTGCGCTTCGGCATCGCCACACCGACCGAGGTCAGCGTGATGTCGACGCTCTACGCCCTGGTGGTCTCCGGCATCGTGTATCGCGACCTGTCGCTGGCCAAGCTCAAGCAGGCGGCCGTCGAGGCGGGCATCTCCACCGGCGTGGTGCTGCTGATCATCATGGCGTCGAGCGTGGTGGGCTGGATCGTCACCTATGAGCAACTGCCGGCGATGTTCACGCAGTTCGCCACCGAGACCCTGAAGCAGCCCTGGCTGATCATCCTGGCGATGAACTTCATCATGCTGGCCACCGGCATGTTCATCGATCTGCCGGCCGCCGTGCTGCTGCTGACGCCGATGTTCGTGCCGCTGGCCAGCGCGGTCGGCATGGACACCGTGCAGCTCGGCATCATGATGATCGTCAACCTCTCGATCGGGCTCTACCACCCACCGATCGGCACCACGCTGTTCATCACCAGTTCCATCGCCAAGGTGCGCATCGGCGACGTGGTGATCGAGCTCCTGCCGTTCTACGCCGTCGCCATCGGGCTGTTGCTGGGCTTTGCTTATCTGCCCTGGCTCACCCTCCGCTAA
- a CDS encoding TRAP transporter small permease — protein sequence MSFLSLIDRLVGMACRGVLYLTLSVVFVILCINVGLRYAAGTSIAWASELPELMFPWLIMAGVVLAAQHGSHIAVVILTQRLGAARRWVLAAGSLVVAGLYAGMAVVAWPLMEIAADERTPVLQVPGAVSVGCLMLGFILLAVVTLCRLPQVWAGTVAPHGHDDPAEGSLQGV from the coding sequence ATGTCATTTCTCAGTTTGATCGACCGCCTGGTCGGCATGGCATGCCGCGGCGTGCTGTACCTGACGCTCTCGGTGGTGTTCGTGATCCTGTGCATCAACGTCGGGCTGCGCTATGCCGCCGGCACCAGCATCGCCTGGGCTTCTGAGCTGCCGGAGCTGATGTTCCCCTGGCTCATCATGGCCGGCGTGGTGCTGGCGGCTCAGCACGGCTCGCACATCGCCGTGGTGATCCTGACGCAGAGACTCGGCGCCGCGCGGCGCTGGGTATTGGCCGCCGGCTCGCTGGTGGTGGCCGGGCTCTACGCCGGAATGGCCGTGGTGGCCTGGCCGCTGATGGAGATCGCCGCCGACGAGCGCACCCCCGTCCTGCAGGTACCCGGTGCGGTGAGCGTGGGCTGCCTGATGCTGGGGTTCATCCTGCTGGCCGTGGTTACCTTGTGCCGGCTGCCCCAGGTGTGGGCCGGCACTGTCGCCCCGCATGGTCATGACGACCCTGCCGAAGGCAGCCTCCAAGGAGTATGA